A DNA window from Schistocerca americana isolate TAMUIC-IGC-003095 chromosome 4, iqSchAmer2.1, whole genome shotgun sequence contains the following coding sequences:
- the LOC124612399 gene encoding epidermal growth factor receptor, with protein sequence MDLSFLSSIREVTGYVLISHVDVRRIVLPELQIIRGRSLFQVNVHQEQFALMVVLSKMHSLEMPALRDILAGSVGIINNYNLCHIRTIVWDEIITGTNCTLVYEYNFTSPARECTPCDASCERGCWGEGPHNCQRFSKVNCSPQCFQGRCFGTNPRECCHLFCAGGCTGPKQSDCLACKNFYDDGVCTEECPPMQKYNPSTYSWEKNPNGKYAYGATCVKKCPDHLLKDNGACVRSCPPNKKAENGECVLCEGPCPKKCEGEQSIHSGNIRKFQNCTIIEGSVSILDGTFTGFQQIFPNYTFGDRYKPMHPSELEVFSTLREITGFLNIQGSHPDFVDLSYFRNLEVIGGRTLTEYFSSLYIVKSSLKSLGLKSLKKVNSGAIFILENKDLCFANGIDWSRVKKSREHSVEVKNNKNESDCAREKQVCDAECTSEGCWGPGPNQCLSCAHFQLDDLCLENCSVKPMIYEAGPKLCKRCHDECRFTCHGPGPDHCQACKNVRDGPFCVQSCPKSKYAADGECKPCHSNCVEGCTGPGNYVGKLGCNSCEKAVVTADFTVGKCLSSNESCPEGFYHEWVISNIQGSSLATLAGKAICRHCHPRCKKCTSYGFHEQVCQECKEYKRGEQCEEECPPDHYPDDTRHVCEPCAKECRGCTGPTAADCIRCNGYKLYIDESSTDNTTQFNCTETCPPERSHKVFPDGQDPYCSSNPGILSPYKTQAVPWTTIITAFTIFVIIVLVFVTVIVYVWRKKTKAKEDTVKMTRVMLEDNEPLSPTSVKPNLAKLRIIKEAEMRRGGVLGYGAFGTVYKGVWVPEGENTKIPVAIKVLREGTGANTNKDFLEEAYIMASVEHPNLLQLLAVCLAQQMMLVTQLMPLGCLLDYVRNNRDRIGSKPLLTWCTQIARGMAYLEEKRLVHRDLAARNVLVQNPNCVKITDFGLAKLLRINEDEYKAAGGKMPIKWLALECIQHRIFTHKSDVWAFGVTVWELLTYGGRPYENIAARDVPELLEKGERLPQPPICTIEVYMSMIRCWLLDADSRPSFKELAEEFANMARDPGRFLVIPGDRFMKLPSYSVQQDDKHLPATTESPEPASSVGDAEEYPVAGSMGVSNVAPHSHSRGPGDAKCWTPESPTPQNRHNWDRELVRCYGQNVAGAHIPTVQCQPSTANNGIPECDGLQDDYDQNKREAQVGGMKLDLPLDDDDYLMPSPQQNQGATNYVDLISDSKMSTDSTDLCNGGFATTYPNFIAKTSVDNPEYHIVNDAATGAPNTLGIPDTGTTGPRPNPQRPFVLQQKSSEEESDHEYYNDFDRLQQCELQPLKPARRNETTV encoded by the exons ATGGACCTGAGCTTCCTCAGCAGCATCCGCGAGGTCACCGGCTACGTGCTCATCTCGCATGTCGACGTGCGCCGCATCGTCCTGCCCGAGCTGCAGATCATCCGCGGCCGCTCGCTCTTCCAGGTCAACGTGCACCAGGAGCAGTTCGCCCTCATGGTCGTCCTCTCCAAGATGCACTCGCTCGAGATGCCTGCGCTCAGAG ACATCCTGGCCGGTAGCGTGGGCATCATCAACAACTACAACCTGTGCCACATCCGCACGATCGTGTGGGACGAGATCATCACGGGCACCAACTGCACACTGGTGTACGAGTACAACTTCACGTCGCCGGCACGCGAGTGCACGCCATGCGACGCGAGCTGCGAGCGTGGCTGCTGGGGCGAAGGCCCGCACAACTGCCAGCGCTTCTCCAAGGTGAACTGCAGCCCGCAGTGCTTCCAGGGCCGCTGTTTCGGCACCAACCCTCGCGAGTGCTGCCACCTCTTCTGCGCCGGCGGCTGCACCGGGCCCAAGCAGAGCGACTGCCTC GCATGCAAGAATTTTTATGACGATGGTGTGTGCACAGAAGAATGCCCGCCAATGCAAAAGTACAATCCCAGTACTTACTCGTGGGAGAAAAACCCAAATGGAAAATACGCTTATGGTGCCACTTGTGTGAAGAAATGCCCTGATCATCTCCTGAAAGATAATGGTGCTTGTGTTAGAAGCTGTCCCCCAAATAAAAAG GCAGAGAATGGTGAATGTGTTTTGTGTGAGGGTCCCTGTCCAAAGAAATGTgaaggtgaacaatcaatacattctGGAAACATTAGGAAATTTCAGAATTGTACTATTATTGAAGGATCAGTATCTATTCTGGATGGTACCTTCACTGGTTTTCAACAAATATTTCCAAATTACACCTTTGGTGATCGTTATAAACCTATGCACCCAAGTGAATTGGAAGTCTTTAGTACACTGCGAGAAATTACAGGATTCCTGAACATACAGGGCAGTCATCCTGATTTTGTGGACCTCTCTTACTTTAG GAATCTGGAAGTTATTGGTGGACGAACACTGACTGAGTATTTTTCATCACTGTATATAGTAAAGTCCTCTCTTAAATCACTTGGCTTGAAGTCACTGAAGAAGGTCAATTCAGGTGCCATCTTCATCTTGGAAAATAAAGATTTGTGTTTTGCAAATGGGATTGATTGGTCaagagtgaaaaaatcaagagaacATTCTGTGGAAGTCAAGAATAACAAAAATGAGAGTGACTGTG CACGAGAGAAGCAAGTGTGTGATGCTGAGTGTACAAGTGAAGGATGCTGGGGTCCTGGTCCAAACCAGTGTTTGTCTTGTGCACATTTTCAGCTTGATGATCTATGCCTTGAGAATTGCAGTGTGAAACCAAT GATCTATGAAGCAGGCCCAAAACTGTGCAAACGCTGCCATGATGAATGTAGGTTTACATGCCATGGGCCAGGGCCTGATCACTGTCAAGCATGCAAGAACGTACGTgatgggccattctgtgtacagagtTGTCCAAAGAGCAAGTACGCTGCAGATGGGGAATGCAAACCATGTCATTCAAATTGTGTTGAAGGCTGCACTGGTCCTgggaactatgtaggaaagcttgGCTGCAATTCCTGTGAAAAAGCAGTAGTCACAGCTGACTTCACTGTG GGTAAATGTCTATCAAGCAATGAGTCCTGCCCAGAAGGCTTTTACCATGAATGGGTTATCTCAAACATACAGGGTAGCTCACTGGCTACTCTGGCAGGCAAAGCCATTTGCCGACACTGTCATCCACGGTGCAAGAAGTGTACGAGTTATGGCTTCCATGAACAG GTGTGTCAAGAGTGCAAAGAATACAAACGTGGTGAACAATGTGAGGAAGAATGCCCTCCAGACCACTATCCGGATGATACACGGCATGTGTGTGAGCCATGTGCAAAGGAGTGCCGGGGATGCACTGGTCCCACTGCTGCTGACTGCATCCGTTGCAATGGCTACAAGCTGTACATT GATGAAAGTTCCACAGATAATACAACACAATTCAACTGCACAGAAACATGCCCTCCAGAACGTTCTCATAAAGTCTTTCCTGATGGACAAGATCCTTACTGTTCTTCAAACCCAGGGATCTTGTCACCTTACAA AACTCAAGCTGTGCCATGGACAACAATCATTACTGCATTTAccatttttgtcattattgtccTAGTATTTGTGACAGTTATAGTATATGTGTGGCGAAAAAAGACAAAAGCAAAAGAAGATACAGTGAAAATGACGAGAGTTATGTTGGAGGATAATGAACCTCTCAGTCCCACAAGTGTCAAACCAAACCTTGCAAAGCTTAGAATTATAAAAGAGGCAGAGATGAGGAGAGGGGGCGTTCTTGGATATGGAGCATTTGGAACAGTTTATAAG GGAGTATGGGTACCAGAAGGTGAAAACACAAAAATTCCTGTAGCAATAAAAGTATTGCGTGAAGGGACAGGTGCAAATACAAACAAGGATTTTCTGGAAGAAGCATACATCATGGCATCAGTTGAGCATCCAAACTTGTTGCAACTGCTTGCAGTTTGTTTAGCTCAACAAATGATGCTTGTGACACAACTGATGCCATTGGGTTGTTTGCTTGATTATGTGCGCAACAACAGGGATCGTATTGGTTCTAAACCTCTGCTGACGTGGTGCACACAGATTGCCAGAG GTATGGCTTACTTAGAAgagaaacgtcttgttcatcgtgattTGGCAGCAAGGAATGTTCTAGTACAGAATCCAAACTGCGTAAAGATTACAGATTTTGGTCTTGCTAAGCTGCTGAGGATCAATGAAGATGAATACAAAGCAGCTGGAGGAAAGATGCCCATTAAATGGTTGGCACTTGAATGCATCCAACACAGAATATTCACGCATAAGAGTGATGTTTGGGCATTTG GTGTGACTGTGTGGGAGCTGTTAACATATGGTGGGCGTCCTTACGAAAATATAGCTGCACGTGATGTGCCGGAGTTACTGGAAAAGGGTGAGCGACTTCCTCAGCCGCCCATATGCACCATTGAGGTGTACATGAGCATGATCCGTTGCTGGCTTCTGGATGCTGACAGCAGGCCATCATTCAAGGAATTAGCAGAAGAATTTGCCAACATGGCAAGAGATCCTGGTCGTTTTCTTGTCATTCCTGGTGACAGATTTATGAAACTGCCATCATATTCAGTTCAGCAG GATGACAAGCACCTACCTGCCACTACAGAAAGCCCAGAGCCGGCATCATCAGTAGGTGATGCAGAAGAATATCCAGTTGCAGGGTCCATGGGTGTTTCCAATGTAGCTCCTCATTCTCACAGTCGTGGGCCTGGGGATGCGAAGTGCTGGACGCCAGAGTCTCCTACACCACAAAACAGACACAACTGGGATCGAGAGCTTGTGCGGTGCTACGGTCAAAATGTGGCAGGCGCTCACATTCCCACTGTACAGTGTCAGCCCAGCACTGCGAACAACGGAATCCCAG AGTGTGATGGGCTACAGGATGACTATGATCAGAACAAGAGGGAGGCACAAGTTGGCGGCATGAAGCTTGATCTACCTCTTGATGATGACGACTATCTGATGCCATCTCCACAACAGAATCAGGGTGCAACTAATTATGTTGACCTCATAAGTGACTCTAAAATGTCAACAG ATTCGACTGATTTGTGCAATGGCGGATTTGCAACAACATACCCAAATTTCATTGCAAAAACAAGTGTTGACAACCCTGAGTACCACATAGTGAATGATGCAGCAACAGGAGCACCAAACACACTAGGTATACCAGATACTGGAACTACAGGTCCTCGACCAAATCCTCAGCGGCCGTTTGTCCTACAGCAAAAGTCATCTGAGGAAGAATCAGATCACGAATACTACAATGACTTTGACCGACTGCAGCAGTGTGAACTTCAACCTCTGAAGCCTGCACGACGCAATGAGACGACTGTCTGA